Proteins found in one Verrucomicrobiota bacterium genomic segment:
- the purE gene encoding 5-(carboxyamino)imidazole ribonucleotide mutase codes for MTKAKTKANSKPQVGIIMGSISDWETMQYSAQTLEKLVVCYEKKVVSAHRTPELLYDYAKKAASRGLQCIIAGAGGAAHLPGMTAAMTEIPVLGVPVESRTLKGVDSLLSIVQMPAGIPVPTLAIGKAGATNAGLAAAAIIALQDREVKQRLKRFRKNQTDKVLKTSENL; via the coding sequence ATGACCAAAGCAAAGACCAAAGCGAACTCCAAACCTCAAGTAGGCATTATTATGGGTAGCATTTCAGATTGGGAAACCATGCAATACAGTGCCCAAACGCTTGAGAAGCTTGTTGTGTGCTACGAAAAAAAAGTGGTTAGCGCCCACCGTACCCCCGAACTTCTCTATGATTACGCTAAGAAAGCTGCAAGTAGGGGGCTACAGTGCATTATCGCGGGTGCTGGTGGAGCAGCTCATTTACCGGGAATGACAGCAGCTATGACAGAAATACCCGTATTGGGAGTTCCTGTGGAATCCAGAACACTCAAGGGTGTGGATTCGCTTTTATCAATCGTTCAGATGCCAGCAGGGATTCCTGTCCCAACTTTAGCAATTGGTAAAGCAGGCGCTACTAATGCCGGATTAGCAGCTGCTGCTATCATTGCGCTACAAGACAGAGAAGTCAAACAGCGACTTAAACGCTTCCGAAAAAACCAGACCGATAAAGTTCTCAAAACCTCAGAAAATCTTTAA
- a CDS encoding DUF4388 domain-containing protein, which produces MSSTKINFAQDLVYTTNYVEGRLPMREVKIWFQTQPSVSCLGVVIEPGKFGVISRFHLNEILVSRGLDPAILDTPIQDLMIDDPVVVEINRPIGDVVTALVTEKGHEESFLTDIVVRDDNIFVGLISVRDLIVDHIEDLMHRLTAMEAQQAALVKRNKELFRDSFRQVQVDQQFQILFDHLPLPVASFDQNGRLINVNPRFAHIHQSKIRNLQAGYSFNQIFETDFDILYNELSANWREQKVSQPVFRQLNMIPEAGPTFSVEICTELAQETGLVILSIVQIGQGEMEPAEALHQVFDESEEKSAGKITQAIQLKLEDEKAIGLARSVASNLIDKEHHIDSMMKKLESIIDVAEKIEDRVHSPDTETPENSNHLLNGDLSEFSIIDLCQILVQGTKTGHLIITDPDEKNHHIYFDEGVIIHAETADRHTGVNGLKRIVNQRNGSFNFKFDENSPMKTIHGDSMGNLMQACQSIDEDTG; this is translated from the coding sequence GTGTCGTCTACTAAGATTAATTTTGCTCAAGATCTCGTATACACTACCAATTATGTCGAGGGCCGGCTGCCGATGCGTGAAGTTAAGATCTGGTTCCAAACACAACCGTCAGTTTCCTGCTTGGGTGTCGTAATCGAGCCTGGGAAATTTGGCGTCATCAGTCGCTTCCATCTAAACGAAATATTAGTCAGTAGAGGCCTCGACCCAGCTATTCTTGATACACCTATTCAAGATCTCATGATTGATGACCCTGTTGTGGTAGAAATCAATAGGCCTATTGGTGATGTTGTCACTGCCCTGGTTACTGAGAAAGGGCATGAGGAATCTTTTCTCACGGATATCGTTGTGCGAGATGATAACATTTTTGTTGGTCTTATTTCCGTAAGAGATCTTATTGTCGACCATATCGAGGACCTCATGCACCGCCTAACTGCCATGGAAGCTCAGCAGGCAGCACTAGTCAAAAGGAATAAAGAACTCTTCCGCGATAGCTTTAGGCAGGTACAAGTCGACCAACAATTCCAAATACTATTTGACCATCTGCCTTTGCCGGTAGCTTCATTTGATCAGAATGGTCGGCTCATCAATGTAAATCCTCGATTTGCACATATCCATCAGAGTAAAATACGCAATCTTCAAGCAGGATACTCCTTTAACCAAATTTTTGAAACTGATTTTGACATTCTGTATAATGAACTCAGTGCTAATTGGCGCGAACAAAAAGTATCACAACCTGTCTTCCGCCAATTGAATATGATCCCCGAAGCGGGTCCTACATTCTCTGTAGAGATCTGCACGGAGCTTGCACAGGAAACAGGACTCGTTATTTTGAGTATTGTTCAGATTGGTCAAGGGGAAATGGAACCCGCTGAAGCTCTTCATCAGGTATTTGACGAGTCTGAGGAAAAGTCAGCAGGAAAAATCACCCAAGCCATCCAGCTAAAACTTGAGGATGAAAAAGCCATTGGGCTCGCTCGATCTGTTGCCTCCAACCTCATCGATAAAGAACACCACATTGACTCCATGATGAAAAAACTGGAGTCTATTATAGATGTAGCAGAGAAAATCGAAGATAGGGTTCATTCACCAGACACGGAAACTCCTGAAAACAGTAATCATTTGTTAAACGGAGACCTATCGGAATTTAGTATTATTGATCTATGTCAAATACTTGTTCAAGGAACCAAGACGGGGCACTTGATTATTACCGATCCAGATGAAAAAAATCATCATATCTATTTCGATGAAGGGGTCATAATCCATGCAGAAACGGCAGATAGACATACTGGTGTTAATGGGCTCAAACGCATAGTGAACCAACGCAACGGCAGCTTCAATTTTAAATTTGACGAGAATAGTCCTATGAAAACGATCCACGGAGACTCTATGGGCAACCTTATGCAAGCCTGTCAAAGCATAGATGAAGATACTGGTTAG
- a CDS encoding 3-deoxy-7-phosphoheptulonate synthase: MKEIRNLHVKNCERLISPKALRHEIQLSEAVVDSVLGGREAVRKILMKQDKRFLVVVGPCSIHDPIGALEYAERLNQVRKDLEDRLFIMMRVYFEKPRTTIGWKGLINDPHLDGTNDIQEGLKLGRKLLLQITQMGLPAATEFLDPIVPQYTSDLVSWAAIGARTTESQTHRQMASGLSMPVGFKNSTDGSLQVAIDAMGAAMHPHSFIGIDEDGANCIFHTTGNSWGHIILRGGAKRTNYDTESIAESMGRLDSSRLNPVLMVDCSHANSGKEPARQELVWNSILDQRIAGNDGIIGAMVESNLFEGKQFIGDGKNLCYGVSITDPCLSWASTEKLLLSGYEKLAANGTK; the protein is encoded by the coding sequence ATGAAAGAGATACGGAATCTTCATGTTAAGAACTGTGAGCGCCTTATATCACCCAAGGCATTGCGCCATGAAATCCAGCTGTCTGAAGCAGTGGTTGATTCAGTACTAGGCGGAAGAGAAGCCGTCCGGAAGATTCTAATGAAACAGGATAAACGTTTCTTAGTTGTCGTGGGACCTTGCTCTATTCATGATCCTATCGGGGCATTGGAGTATGCGGAGAGGCTTAATCAAGTAAGGAAAGATCTAGAAGACCGCTTATTCATTATGATGCGTGTCTATTTCGAGAAACCTCGAACGACTATTGGCTGGAAAGGGCTTATAAATGATCCACATTTAGATGGAACAAATGATATTCAAGAAGGTCTGAAACTAGGTAGAAAGCTTCTTTTGCAAATCACGCAAATGGGGCTTCCTGCGGCCACTGAATTTCTTGATCCCATTGTGCCACAGTATACTTCTGATTTGGTGAGTTGGGCGGCAATAGGTGCACGCACTACCGAGTCACAGACTCATCGACAAATGGCTAGTGGTTTATCTATGCCTGTTGGTTTTAAAAATAGCACGGATGGAAGTTTACAGGTGGCGATTGATGCCATGGGAGCTGCTATGCATCCGCACTCTTTTATCGGAATAGATGAGGACGGTGCAAATTGTATTTTTCATACAACAGGTAATAGTTGGGGCCATATCATTTTAAGAGGCGGTGCTAAGCGCACTAACTATGATACCGAGAGTATAGCTGAATCTATGGGGCGTCTGGATTCATCCAGACTTAACCCTGTATTGATGGTAGACTGCAGTCATGCCAATTCAGGCAAAGAGCCAGCACGTCAAGAGTTGGTCTGGAACAGTATTTTGGATCAGAGAATCGCTGGTAATGATGGAATTATAGGTGCTATGGTAGAGAGCAATCTTTTTGAGGGTAAGCAGTTTATTGGGGACGGTAAAAACCTATGTTATGGGGTTTCTATAACAGATCCTTGTCTATCTTGGGCGAGCACGGAAAAATTGCTGCTTAGTGGCTATGAGAAATTGGCTGCAAATGGTACAAAGTAA
- a CDS encoding C4-type zinc ribbon domain-containing protein, protein MAIQRPSRRTILSSLISLNFLESEYALLRPRQYEAKKKLQKEIDRDRKKLPHPILGHHDRIRVKGRSSTSPVINWVCRGCFIAVPVGLRSALAQKEDILICENCGSYIYIGDETEDLLGKKKFKELFPEDETESKKGSLAKKAPAKKTATKKVAVKKRTAKKTTK, encoded by the coding sequence ATGGCTATTCAAAGACCTTCAAGGAGAACTATTTTATCAAGCCTCATATCACTTAATTTTTTGGAAAGTGAATATGCACTACTAAGACCTAGGCAATATGAAGCTAAAAAGAAACTTCAAAAGGAAATAGACCGGGATAGAAAAAAGCTTCCTCACCCTATTTTAGGTCATCATGACCGTATTAGAGTCAAAGGGAGATCCAGTACGAGTCCTGTTATTAATTGGGTTTGTCGTGGTTGTTTCATAGCGGTCCCAGTAGGTTTAAGATCTGCTTTGGCTCAAAAAGAGGACATTTTAATCTGCGAAAATTGTGGATCCTATATTTATATAGGTGATGAGACTGAAGATCTCTTAGGTAAAAAGAAGTTCAAAGAGCTCTTTCCAGAGGATGAAACTGAGTCTAAAAAAGGGTCTTTGGCCAAGAAAGCACCAGCTAAAAAAACAGCCACTAAAAAGGTCGCAGTCAAGAAGAGAACTGCCAAAAAGACGACTAAGTAG
- the tilS gene encoding tRNA lysidine(34) synthetase TilS: MILNRVIQEIHSCKPHDGRSIGLACSGGMDSMLLLHILNESKVPIHLLHFNHKWRKEESDEVVTWIEVHCEKTQMPYSIGKAKTKGVTSEGQARNERWEFLLKEARRHNLHSIWTAHHADDLVETFLLQLCRGAGPDGLAGLIKERFRGGVKIIRPLLEFSRKELEVIARDQKVAWKEDKTNKSLDFFRNRIRHQLLPMMSQMSGRESAPLILRTAKLISDENDYWQKLIPNELPTKVFIKDIKHKHPAYQKRYIRSWLHSQNIRAPSYDQIEAVRLLMTHQKPSKVNLSKSRYCRRRAGYLFIE, encoded by the coding sequence ATGATCTTAAACCGCGTAATACAAGAAATTCACTCTTGCAAGCCTCATGACGGACGATCTATAGGATTGGCATGCTCAGGAGGTATGGACTCTATGTTACTTCTGCATATTCTTAACGAATCAAAGGTTCCTATACATCTACTACATTTTAATCACAAATGGAGGAAAGAGGAAAGCGATGAGGTTGTGACCTGGATCGAAGTCCATTGTGAAAAGACTCAGATGCCCTATTCCATTGGCAAAGCAAAGACCAAAGGAGTTACCAGTGAAGGCCAGGCCCGTAATGAACGCTGGGAATTCTTACTTAAAGAGGCTCGAAGGCACAATTTACACTCTATTTGGACTGCCCACCATGCTGACGATTTAGTAGAGACGTTCCTTTTGCAACTTTGTAGAGGAGCCGGTCCCGACGGTCTTGCAGGCCTAATAAAAGAGCGTTTTAGAGGTGGTGTAAAAATTATTCGTCCTTTGTTGGAATTTAGCAGGAAGGAACTCGAGGTAATTGCCAGAGATCAAAAAGTCGCTTGGAAAGAGGATAAAACAAACAAATCACTGGATTTTTTTCGCAACCGTATACGACACCAATTGTTGCCCATGATGAGCCAAATGAGTGGCAGAGAGAGTGCACCTCTAATCTTAAGAACTGCAAAACTTATCTCTGATGAAAATGATTACTGGCAAAAATTAATTCCCAACGAGTTGCCCACCAAAGTATTTATCAAAGATATCAAACATAAACACCCTGCGTATCAGAAGCGTTACATTAGAAGCTGGCTACATTCTCAAAACATCAGGGCTCCATCTTACGACCAAATTGAGGCTGTAAGACTACTCATGACGCACCAAAAGCCTTCAAAAGTAAATTTAAGCAAAAGTAGGTATTGTAGAAGAAGAGCTGGATACCTCTTTATAGAGTGA
- the sppA gene encoding signal peptide peptidase SppA: MKKYALGCIGSILIVALMGSLIVNLVLIVSKGATSSGMSASSGFLDPFEEVVVTGKGSSKEQIGLINVFGVIGYSQPGDVYDSMVDDIIAKIKKAKKDSSIKAVIVRIDSPGGEITASDVIYHHIKQLDEVKPVVIYMDSVAASGGYYSAIAGRYIMANELTITGSIGVIMQTLQFKELMDKIGVNGVTIKSGRLKDLLNPFRDATPEEIQLLQNMIDESYAKFVGLVAEERELAIDLLKSEIADGRILSGKQAQEVGLIDQTGYFEDAIKKTAEIAGISENSQVIRYETPFSFNRLIRIFGKAPSHHGKKVELDLGLNGVQLQPGKLYYIAPTFVRGL; this comes from the coding sequence ATGAAAAAATACGCCTTGGGCTGCATAGGCTCTATTCTAATTGTCGCCCTAATGGGTAGCTTAATAGTTAATCTAGTGCTAATCGTCTCGAAAGGTGCTACATCGAGTGGAATGTCTGCTTCTAGTGGCTTTCTGGATCCTTTTGAAGAAGTTGTTGTCACAGGTAAGGGATCTTCAAAAGAACAGATAGGGCTTATTAATGTATTTGGTGTTATAGGTTATTCTCAGCCTGGAGATGTTTACGACTCTATGGTGGACGATATTATTGCAAAGATTAAAAAGGCCAAAAAGGATTCATCTATCAAGGCAGTGATTGTTCGCATCGATAGTCCTGGAGGGGAAATTACAGCTAGTGATGTCATTTACCACCACATCAAACAATTAGACGAGGTGAAGCCTGTGGTTATATATATGGACAGTGTAGCTGCTTCAGGGGGGTATTACTCTGCTATTGCAGGGCGTTACATCATGGCCAATGAGCTCACGATTACTGGAAGTATTGGAGTCATTATGCAAACCCTCCAATTTAAAGAATTGATGGACAAGATTGGTGTAAACGGAGTTACCATTAAATCAGGCAGGCTTAAAGATCTGCTAAATCCCTTTCGTGATGCAACTCCTGAGGAAATTCAACTCCTTCAAAACATGATCGACGAGAGCTATGCTAAATTTGTAGGCCTTGTCGCCGAGGAAAGGGAGCTAGCCATAGACTTATTAAAATCAGAAATTGCGGATGGCCGCATTTTAAGCGGTAAGCAGGCCCAGGAAGTTGGACTAATTGATCAAACAGGTTATTTCGAAGACGCTATCAAGAAGACAGCTGAAATTGCTGGAATCAGTGAAAATTCGCAGGTTATCAGATATGAGACACCATTCAGCTTTAACCGGCTGATCAGAATATTCGGTAAAGCTCCAAGCCATCACGGTAAGAAAGTGGAGCTAGACCTAGGCTTAAATGGTGTTCAGCTACAGCCGGGGAAACTTTACTACATTGCCCCGACATTTGTTCGGGGCCTTTAA
- a CDS encoding type II CAAX endopeptidase family protein — MIQLLSGLLIFPISLLALNYVRKRHRELLAYRNHLVEADVPWSLMLMIVLSVAFIPLLPGLNMYLAALMPFLIVLGAIMVFLSQRIDIEQLWIGGKLPYLFVLKWMIIIYLALPLPMALLAALSTLILHFVGIETDAQDTVQHFLTLENTEDYLSFVIYACAIAPVLEEIFFRGFLFPIMKKRAGSLFAYLVTAILFGAVHGHLPSFIPLSFLGLVLAWLYDASGRLWLSVLLHALFNSISLALLFVLKMMGILTL; from the coding sequence ATGATACAACTACTTTCGGGGTTGTTGATTTTCCCTATTAGTTTGCTAGCCCTTAACTATGTGAGAAAAAGGCATAGAGAGTTATTGGCTTATCGCAATCATCTAGTAGAAGCAGACGTGCCTTGGTCTCTTATGCTGATGATTGTCTTGTCAGTAGCTTTCATTCCCCTCTTACCTGGCCTTAATATGTATCTAGCTGCACTCATGCCTTTCCTCATAGTGCTTGGAGCTATCATGGTCTTTCTTTCACAGCGAATAGACATCGAGCAATTGTGGATTGGTGGGAAGCTACCCTATCTATTCGTTCTAAAATGGATGATCATCATCTATCTTGCTTTACCTCTACCTATGGCGCTGTTAGCCGCTCTCTCAACCTTAATTTTGCATTTCGTTGGGATTGAGACAGATGCTCAAGATACTGTCCAACATTTTTTAACTTTAGAGAACACTGAGGACTACTTGTCATTTGTGATCTATGCTTGTGCTATAGCTCCTGTTTTGGAAGAGATTTTCTTTAGAGGATTTTTATTTCCTATTATGAAAAAGAGAGCAGGTTCCTTGTTTGCCTACTTGGTGACCGCTATTTTGTTTGGTGCAGTGCATGGTCATCTCCCTTCATTCATTCCACTTTCATTTTTGGGACTAGTCTTAGCTTGGTTGTATGATGCCTCAGGCAGATTATGGCTATCTGTATTACTGCACGCGCTCTTCAATAGCATCTCTCTTGCTCTGTTATTTGTGCTTAAAATGATGGGCATATTGACGCTTTGA
- the lptB gene encoding LPS export ABC transporter ATP-binding protein: MLELLVTESLIKNYGDRNVVNGVSMRVGNGEIVGLLGPNGAGKTTCFYMIVGLIKPTSGTISFSGRSVGDMPMYRRARHGIGYLPQEESIFRLLTVEDNILAILETLQLTPKERRDRCEELMMELGIEHIRKSKAYTLSGGEKRRLSIARCLVTNPSLLLLDEPFSGVDPMAVYDIQQIILSLREKGLAILITDHNVRETLSVVDRAYLICEGRVESEGTSDFLINDSVARELYLGPRFNI; encoded by the coding sequence ATGCTTGAATTGCTTGTTACTGAGTCTCTCATTAAAAATTATGGCGACCGCAACGTAGTGAACGGCGTTAGTATGCGTGTGGGCAATGGAGAAATTGTCGGGCTATTAGGACCGAATGGAGCAGGAAAAACCACCTGCTTCTACATGATAGTTGGTCTTATCAAACCAACAAGTGGTACCATCTCCTTTTCCGGAAGGAGCGTTGGTGATATGCCCATGTACCGCCGAGCTCGGCATGGCATTGGTTATTTGCCCCAAGAGGAATCGATTTTTCGCCTGCTCACGGTGGAGGATAATATCCTGGCAATTTTGGAAACTCTGCAGCTTACCCCCAAGGAGCGTCGTGACAGATGTGAAGAGCTCATGATGGAACTAGGTATTGAACATATTCGTAAAAGCAAAGCGTACACACTATCTGGAGGTGAAAAAAGGAGGCTCTCCATAGCACGCTGTTTGGTTACGAACCCTTCTCTCTTGCTGCTTGACGAGCCCTTTAGTGGCGTTGATCCGATGGCCGTATATGATATTCAGCAAATTATATTGTCTTTGAGGGAAAAAGGACTGGCTATTCTAATCACGGACCACAACGTTCGAGAGACTTTATCAGTTGTTGATCGCGCTTACCTCATATGTGAAGGGCGTGTGGAAAGCGAGGGAACGAGCGACTTTCTGATCAACGACTCTGTTGCTAGGGAGCTTTATTTAGGGCCTCGTTTCAATATCTAG
- a CDS encoding LptA/OstA family protein — MKRHLIYLNLILTLTWQHACLAQNENAETTISSESFTLNLEEKQGVFAGKVVVSHPKFELFTEEMVVYFTVDNKVERMLAKGQVRIKQADKSSESREAEYLVGEKKIILTGNPVVTQGENIVSGNTINIYPETDKMEVTGRSKLQFYLE, encoded by the coding sequence ATGAAAAGACATCTCATCTACCTTAATCTCATCCTGACGCTCACATGGCAGCACGCTTGTCTGGCACAAAATGAGAACGCCGAAACAACTATATCAAGTGAGAGCTTTACTCTAAACCTAGAAGAAAAACAAGGGGTCTTCGCTGGCAAGGTAGTTGTTTCTCACCCCAAATTTGAACTATTTACCGAAGAAATGGTTGTCTATTTTACTGTGGACAACAAAGTAGAGCGCATGTTGGCCAAGGGGCAGGTGCGTATCAAACAAGCCGATAAATCATCTGAAAGCCGCGAAGCAGAGTATCTTGTGGGTGAGAAGAAGATCATTTTAACCGGGAACCCTGTTGTAACCCAGGGTGAGAACATCGTCTCGGGCAATACTATTAATATCTATCCTGAAACTGACAAAATGGAAGTAACAGGCCGCAGTAAGCTTCAGTTTTACTTAGAATAA
- the kdsA gene encoding 3-deoxy-8-phosphooctulonate synthase, which yields MPKKIKPFTFIAGPCVLEDKSSALKIAKRLKSIAESLELPFIFKASYDKANRTSINSYRGPGLRVGLEILYEIKSKLNIAVTSDIHLVEEAEPASKVLDIIQVPAFLCRQTDLISAAAATGRTINVKKGQFLSPLEIQPIADKLKEAGCKKYYITERGSSFGYQNLVVDMRSLIWMREQGHPVIFDATHSVQRPGALGQATGGDGAMAPHLARAALATGVDGLFMETHPKPSQSPSDGANMIPLALLPKILRKLKIIHEASQS from the coding sequence ATGCCTAAGAAAATAAAGCCTTTTACATTCATCGCAGGTCCATGCGTTCTTGAGGATAAAAGCTCTGCCTTAAAAATTGCCAAACGCCTCAAAAGTATTGCAGAGAGTCTAGAGCTTCCATTTATTTTTAAAGCCTCATACGACAAGGCTAACCGCACAAGCATCAATTCCTATAGAGGCCCTGGCCTTAGAGTGGGACTTGAAATTCTCTATGAGATCAAAAGCAAATTGAACATTGCAGTTACCAGTGATATTCACCTGGTTGAGGAAGCCGAACCCGCCTCAAAGGTTCTTGATATCATCCAAGTGCCTGCTTTCCTATGCCGGCAGACGGACCTCATTTCCGCGGCTGCAGCAACAGGGAGAACCATTAATGTCAAGAAAGGCCAATTCCTTTCCCCACTTGAGATACAACCTATTGCAGATAAATTAAAAGAGGCAGGGTGTAAGAAGTATTACATAACAGAGCGTGGCTCAAGTTTTGGTTATCAAAACCTAGTAGTAGATATGCGCTCGTTAATTTGGATGCGAGAACAAGGGCATCCAGTCATCTTTGATGCCACACACTCGGTGCAAAGGCCTGGAGCTCTAGGCCAAGCCACAGGTGGGGACGGGGCTATGGCTCCACATTTAGCTAGAGCTGCTTTGGCCACTGGAGTTGACGGTCTATTTATGGAAACCCATCCGAAACCCTCTCAATCTCCTTCTGATGGTGCGAATATGATTCCTCTTGCTCTTCTTCCCAAAATTTTGCGAAAATTAAAGATTATTCATGAAGCAAGCCAATCTTGA
- a CDS encoding CTP synthase translates to MKYIFITGGVVSSLGKGLTAAALGTLLEHRGLKVVIQKFDPYLNVDPGTMSPFQHGEVYVLEDGAETDLDLGHYERFTSSKLSKNNNLTAGQVYEEVLRKERRGDYLGKTIQVIPHITDEIKARINKIAQIHDCDIIITEIGGTTGDIEGLPFLEAIRQFALEVGQENALFIHVTLLPYIKAAGELKSKPTQQSVAKLREIGIQPKVLVCRTEHPVEKEVRQKLSLFCNVSPEAVIEEIDVAYSIYEVPLMLQREKLDSLVCRYLHLDLPHADMRNWENMVNRIIAPKSHVNIAVVGKYIEHQDAYKSIYEALTHAGAKADCGVYVLRVDAEDIEAEGAGKFLSGIDGILIPGGFGSRGIEGKIAAAQFARENKTPYLGLCLGMQIAVIEFARNVCGMNGAHSTEFQEATPDPVISLLEEQKEVKQKGASMRLGDSPCVLSKGSKAYAAYREELIYERHRHRYEFNNHYKEQIENAGLRVAGTYKDRDLVEVVEVIDHPWFVAAQYHPEFKSKPTAAHPLFFNFVKASLEHSQANKAS, encoded by the coding sequence ATGAAATACATCTTTATTACAGGGGGGGTCGTTAGTTCTCTCGGAAAAGGACTAACAGCAGCGGCTTTAGGCACGTTACTCGAACATCGCGGACTTAAGGTTGTGATTCAGAAATTCGACCCTTATCTAAATGTAGATCCAGGAACGATGAGCCCTTTTCAGCATGGTGAAGTCTATGTGCTAGAGGACGGCGCAGAAACAGACCTAGACCTTGGTCACTACGAACGCTTTACCAGCAGTAAATTGTCCAAGAACAACAACCTTACTGCTGGCCAAGTCTATGAGGAGGTTCTCCGTAAAGAACGGCGTGGAGATTACCTCGGAAAGACCATTCAAGTTATTCCGCATATCACTGATGAAATTAAAGCACGGATCAATAAGATCGCTCAGATCCATGATTGTGATATCATCATCACTGAAATCGGTGGCACAACAGGGGATATAGAGGGTCTACCCTTCTTGGAGGCTATTCGCCAATTCGCACTTGAAGTAGGCCAAGAGAATGCTCTGTTTATTCATGTCACTCTCTTGCCCTATATTAAAGCTGCGGGAGAGCTAAAATCTAAACCCACCCAACAGTCAGTTGCGAAACTACGTGAGATCGGTATACAGCCAAAGGTTCTAGTATGTCGCACAGAGCACCCTGTTGAGAAGGAGGTGAGGCAAAAACTTTCTCTATTCTGCAATGTTTCACCCGAAGCAGTAATTGAGGAGATAGATGTCGCTTATTCTATCTATGAAGTTCCCCTTATGCTCCAAAGAGAAAAGTTGGATAGCTTGGTCTGTCGCTACCTACATCTAGATCTTCCGCATGCCGATATGCGCAATTGGGAAAATATGGTGAACCGTATCATTGCACCGAAGAGCCATGTTAACATTGCTGTTGTTGGTAAATATATTGAGCATCAAGATGCTTATAAATCGATCTATGAGGCCCTGACTCATGCTGGAGCTAAGGCCGACTGTGGCGTTTATGTTCTACGGGTGGACGCTGAGGACATTGAAGCAGAAGGTGCTGGAAAATTTCTGTCAGGGATTGATGGTATTCTGATCCCTGGCGGCTTCGGGTCGCGTGGTATTGAGGGCAAGATTGCAGCCGCACAATTTGCTCGAGAAAATAAAACTCCTTACTTGGGTCTGTGCTTAGGTATGCAAATCGCGGTGATTGAGTTTGCCCGCAATGTCTGTGGCATGAATGGTGCTCATAGTACGGAATTTCAAGAGGCCACCCCTGATCCAGTTATTTCATTGCTAGAGGAGCAAAAGGAGGTCAAACAAAAGGGCGCCTCAATGAGGCTAGGTGACTCTCCTTGTGTTTTATCAAAAGGTAGTAAAGCCTATGCTGCTTATAGAGAGGAACTTATTTACGAGAGGCACCGTCATCGCTATGAATTCAACAACCATTACAAAGAACAAATTGAAAATGCAGGACTGCGCGTTGCTGGAACTTATAAGGATAGAGATCTAGTTGAGGTTGTTGAGGTGATCGACCATCCTTGGTTTGTTGCCGCACAGTACCACCCAGAATTTAAATCAAAACCTACAGCAGCTCACCCCTTATTTTTTAATTTTGTAAAGGCCAGCTTGGAGCACTCTCAAGCGAATAAGGCCTCATAA
- the kdsB gene encoding 3-deoxy-manno-octulosonate cytidylyltransferase has translation MSHKIIAVIPARYASTRFPKKMLASLCGKPLLQWVWEGVQKSQYIKDILVATDHIEIQKLVEGFGCHAVMTDPGLPSGTDRVAAAIKNSEADLVINVQGDEPQVDGRCLDDLIDDMGDCPIGTLARAMHPTEDCTNPNLVKVVTDSQKRALYFSRAPIPYPRDGEDKSSVHYYQHLGIYCYQRVTLQKLVKLSPSPLEQTEKLEQLRALENGIAIRVVPTSLKTIGVDTPEDLQHLEKTLGK, from the coding sequence ATGTCTCATAAAATAATCGCTGTTATACCCGCTAGGTACGCCTCAACTCGCTTCCCTAAGAAAATGTTAGCAAGTCTTTGTGGGAAGCCATTGCTGCAGTGGGTATGGGAAGGGGTGCAAAAATCCCAATATATCAAGGACATCCTTGTGGCCACAGACCACATTGAAATTCAAAAGCTTGTTGAAGGTTTTGGGTGCCACGCTGTCATGACTGATCCAGGCTTGCCTTCTGGAACTGATCGAGTAGCTGCGGCCATCAAGAATAGCGAGGCCGATCTGGTGATCAATGTGCAAGGAGATGAGCCACAAGTGGATGGCAGGTGCTTAGACGATCTCATTGATGATATGGGTGATTGCCCTATCGGCACACTTGCACGTGCTATGCATCCTACGGAGGATTGCACGAATCCCAATCTAGTCAAGGTAGTTACCGATAGCCAAAAAAGGGCTCTCTATTTTTCACGAGCACCTATCCCCTATCCAAGGGATGGCGAAGATAAATCTAGTGTTCATTATTATCAGCACCTTGGTATCTATTGCTACCAAAGAGTAACCTTACAAAAGCTAGTTAAACTCTCTCCAAGTCCTTTGGAGCAAACCGAAAAGCTAGAACAGTTACGCGCCCTAGAGAATGGTATTGCGATTCGCGTCGTGCCAACTAGTTTGAAAACTATAGGTGTTGATACACCTGAAGATCTACAACACTTAGAGAAAACATTAGGGAAATGA